Proteins encoded within one genomic window of Streptomyces sp. NBC_00523:
- a CDS encoding TVP38/TMEM64 family protein encodes MLDTVAAARPAPAPGLAVRCTRVLLSPWSRLSLLVAVLVAAATAMLLLDPQRLLTSGRLGELSGGSTAVVLFGLVYGVCTVAFVPRPLLNLAAGALFGAQAGLAAAIGGTVLGAGVSFMLGRVLGQDALRTLVRGRWLRAADGQLSRHGFRSMLALRLFPGVPFAAANYCAAVSRMGYPPFLVATGLGSVPNTAAYVVAGSEASSPTSPAFLAAMGFIVLTGAGAAVVAWRRRHRLGA; translated from the coding sequence ATGCTCGACACCGTCGCCGCCGCCCGGCCCGCCCCGGCCCCCGGCCTCGCCGTGCGCTGCACGCGGGTGCTGCTGTCGCCGTGGTCCCGGCTCTCGCTGCTCGTCGCCGTGCTGGTGGCCGCCGCGACGGCCATGCTGCTCCTGGATCCGCAGCGGCTGCTGACCTCGGGCCGGCTCGGGGAGCTGAGCGGCGGTTCCACCGCGGTGGTGCTCTTCGGGCTCGTGTACGGCGTCTGCACGGTGGCGTTCGTGCCGCGTCCGCTGCTGAACCTCGCGGCGGGCGCTCTGTTCGGGGCGCAGGCGGGGCTCGCGGCGGCGATCGGCGGCACGGTGCTGGGCGCGGGGGTCTCCTTCATGCTGGGCCGGGTGCTGGGCCAGGACGCGCTGCGCACCCTGGTGCGGGGGCGCTGGCTGCGGGCGGCGGACGGGCAGCTGAGCCGGCACGGCTTCCGCTCGATGCTGGCGCTGCGGCTCTTCCCCGGGGTGCCGTTCGCCGCCGCCAACTACTGCGCGGCCGTCTCGCGCATGGGCTATCCGCCGTTCCTCGTGGCGACGGGCCTGGGCTCGGTCCCGAACACCGCCGCCTATGTGGTGGCGGGCAGCGAGGCGTCGTCGCCGACCTCGCCCGCGTTCCTGGCGGCGATGGGCTTCATCGTGCTGACGGGGGCCGGGGCGGCCGTGGTCGCCTGGCGTCGGCGCCACCGCCTGGGCGCCTGA
- a CDS encoding undecaprenyl-diphosphate phosphatase produces MSWFESFVLGLVQGLTEFLPISSSAHLRLTAAFADWQDPGAAFTAITQIGTEAAVLIYFRKDIARIVSAWFRSLTNRSMRGDHDAKMGWLVIVGSIPIGVLGLAFQDQIEGPFRDLRLIATTLIVMGIVLGIADRMAARDEKGGRHRAGKQRKTLRELGVKDGLIYGCCQAMALVPGVSRSGATISGGLLMGYTREAAARYSFLLAVPAVLASGVFELKDAGEGHVSWGPTLFATVIAFGVGYAVIAWFMKFITTKSFMPFVIYRIVLGVLLFILVGADALSPHAGESAG; encoded by the coding sequence ATGAGCTGGTTCGAATCGTTCGTCCTCGGCCTCGTCCAGGGACTGACCGAGTTCCTGCCGATCTCCTCCAGCGCGCATCTGCGGCTCACCGCGGCGTTCGCCGACTGGCAGGACCCGGGCGCGGCCTTCACCGCGATCACCCAGATCGGCACGGAGGCCGCGGTCCTCATCTACTTCCGCAAGGACATCGCGCGGATCGTCTCGGCGTGGTTCAGGTCGCTGACGAACCGTTCGATGCGCGGTGACCACGACGCCAAGATGGGCTGGCTGGTCATCGTCGGCTCCATCCCGATCGGCGTGCTCGGCCTGGCGTTCCAGGACCAGATCGAGGGCCCGTTCCGCGATCTGCGGCTGATCGCCACCACCCTGATCGTGATGGGCATCGTGCTGGGCATCGCGGACCGGATGGCCGCCCGCGACGAGAAGGGCGGCAGGCACCGGGCCGGCAAGCAGCGCAAGACCCTGCGCGAACTGGGCGTCAAGGACGGCCTCATCTACGGCTGCTGCCAGGCGATGGCCCTCGTCCCCGGCGTCTCGCGGTCCGGCGCCACGATCAGCGGCGGTCTGCTGATGGGCTACACCCGGGAGGCGGCGGCGCGTTACTCGTTCCTGCTGGCGGTCCCGGCGGTGCTCGCCTCGGGCGTCTTCGAGCTGAAGGACGCGGGCGAGGGGCACGTCTCCTGGGGCCCGACGCTCTTCGCCACGGTCATCGCGTTCGGGGTGGGGTACGCGGTCATCGCGTGGTTCATGAAGTTCATCACGACGAAGAGCTTCATGCCGTTCGTGATCTACCGGATCGTCCTGGGCGTGCTGCTCTTCATCCTCGTCGGCGCCGATGCGCTGAGCCCGCACGCGGGTGAGTCGGCGGGCTGA
- a CDS encoding universal stress protein produces MSGTELPVIAAVDGSSHSFDALDWAAREAVVRDRPLLIVHVRQLARRTDQEVQEREAGELLASAVRRVAQVAPGLRPTTLAPLDFPSAALVSLSRDASLLVLGSRGLGGFRSLMLGSNSLATASMAKCPVVIVHGGRDDEEPAGAGAGEVFADIVAGVAADESSEGVLDFAFETAAAHRGARLRIVHGWTMFSSMLSGGPVFDRDAAADAAERSLAELTAGWRARFPQVEVMKEPVNGSATRTLVTASATASLTVIGRRRGGESLGLGLSPVAHTTLTHAMGPVAVVPC; encoded by the coding sequence ATGAGCGGCACCGAGCTTCCCGTGATCGCGGCGGTCGACGGCTCCTCGCACAGCTTCGACGCACTGGACTGGGCAGCCCGTGAGGCGGTCGTACGGGACCGGCCGCTGCTCATCGTGCATGTCCGGCAGCTGGCCCGGCGCACCGACCAGGAAGTGCAGGAGCGGGAGGCGGGCGAACTGCTGGCGTCGGCCGTGCGCCGGGTGGCACAGGTCGCTCCGGGGCTGCGGCCCACCACGCTGGCACCGCTCGACTTCCCGTCGGCGGCGCTGGTCTCGCTGAGCCGGGACGCCTCCCTGCTGGTGCTCGGCTCGCGCGGGCTCGGCGGGTTCCGGTCCCTGATGCTGGGGTCCAACAGCCTGGCGACGGCGTCCATGGCGAAGTGTCCCGTGGTGATCGTGCACGGCGGCCGGGACGACGAGGAGCCGGCCGGTGCGGGGGCGGGCGAGGTCTTCGCGGACATCGTCGCCGGGGTGGCCGCCGACGAGAGCAGCGAAGGGGTGCTGGACTTCGCCTTCGAGACGGCGGCGGCGCACCGGGGCGCCCGGTTGCGGATCGTGCACGGCTGGACGATGTTCTCATCCATGCTGTCGGGCGGGCCGGTCTTCGACCGGGACGCGGCGGCGGACGCGGCCGAGCGGTCGCTGGCCGAGCTCACCGCGGGCTGGCGTGCCCGGTTTCCGCAGGTCGAGGTCATGAAGGAGCCGGTCAACGGTTCCGCGACACGCACGCTGGTCACCGCGTCCGCGACGGCCTCGCTGACCGTCATCGGGCGGCGGCGGGGCGGTGAGTCGCTGGGCCTCGGGCTTTCGCCGGTCGCGCACACGACCCTCACGCACGCGATGGGCCCGGTGGCCGTCGTCCCCTGTTGA
- the lnt gene encoding apolipoprotein N-acyltransferase gives MDAWTGWRERGARVLDRTPWRVAAALVAGALPALAFPAPSLWWFAYVCLVPLLLLVRSAGTGRGAARDAWLGGTGYMIAVHHWLMPSLHVFIVILAALLGLLWAPWGLLAHRLLRGPVSGWAAAAAVVVVPCGWLMIELVRSWEALGGPWGLLGASQWQVEPALRLASVGGVWLVSLLVVAVNTAVTVLLVHSAARAVAAVSLLVGALVAGAAWMWAPQPERTGTARVAVVQPGIVEGPGSIQRRFALSEELTRSLAGKGVDLVVWGESSVGVDPVRRPEIAARLAALSRAVGADVLVNVDARQTDAAGRTGIFKSAVLVGPDGLTGDRYDKMRLVPFGEYIPARSALGWATSMGRAAGEDRLRGTGPVTMRVSGADGLRLGPLVCFESAFPDMSRRLVRDGAGLLVAQSSTSSFQHGWAPGQHASLGALRAAESGRPMVHATLTGVSAVYGPHGEAVGPRLGTDTSGTAVYGVPLAKGTTLYVRLGDWPVYGALAVLAVFCAAEGVRGVRARRRTRAAAQAV, from the coding sequence ATGGATGCGTGGACCGGGTGGCGCGAGCGGGGCGCGCGCGTGCTGGACCGGACTCCGTGGCGCGTGGCCGCGGCGCTGGTGGCCGGTGCGCTGCCGGCCCTGGCCTTCCCCGCGCCCTCGCTGTGGTGGTTCGCCTATGTCTGCCTGGTCCCGCTGCTGTTGCTGGTCCGGTCCGCCGGGACGGGGCGCGGGGCCGCGCGCGACGCGTGGCTGGGCGGCACGGGTTACATGATCGCCGTGCACCACTGGCTGATGCCCAGCCTGCATGTGTTCATCGTGATCCTCGCGGCGCTGCTCGGTCTGCTGTGGGCGCCGTGGGGGCTGCTGGCGCACCGGCTGCTGCGGGGTCCGGTGAGCGGCTGGGCGGCGGCCGCGGCGGTGGTCGTGGTGCCGTGCGGCTGGCTGATGATCGAGCTGGTGCGGTCGTGGGAGGCGCTGGGCGGGCCGTGGGGGCTGCTCGGGGCGAGCCAGTGGCAGGTGGAACCGGCGCTCCGGCTGGCCTCGGTGGGCGGGGTGTGGCTGGTGAGCCTGCTGGTGGTGGCGGTGAACACGGCGGTGACCGTGCTGCTGGTGCACTCCGCCGCCCGGGCCGTCGCCGCCGTGTCGCTCCTGGTGGGCGCGCTGGTGGCCGGTGCGGCCTGGATGTGGGCGCCGCAGCCCGAGCGGACGGGCACGGCCCGGGTGGCCGTCGTGCAGCCGGGGATCGTGGAGGGTCCGGGGAGCATTCAGCGCAGGTTCGCCCTCAGCGAGGAACTGACGCGGTCGCTCGCCGGCAAGGGCGTCGACCTGGTGGTGTGGGGCGAGAGCAGCGTCGGTGTCGATCCGGTCCGGCGGCCGGAGATCGCGGCCCGGCTGGCGGCGCTGTCGCGGGCGGTGGGCGCGGACGTCCTGGTGAACGTGGACGCCCGGCAGACCGACGCGGCGGGGCGCACCGGGATCTTCAAGAGCGCCGTGCTGGTCGGGCCGGACGGGCTCACCGGTGACCGGTACGACAAGATGCGGCTGGTGCCGTTCGGTGAGTACATCCCGGCCCGCTCGGCGCTCGGCTGGGCGACCTCGATGGGCCGGGCGGCGGGCGAGGACCGGCTGCGCGGCACGGGCCCGGTCACGATGCGGGTGTCCGGCGCGGACGGGCTGCGTCTCGGCCCGCTGGTCTGCTTCGAGTCCGCGTTCCCGGACATGAGCCGGCGTCTGGTCCGGGACGGGGCGGGGCTCCTGGTCGCCCAGTCCTCCACCTCCTCCTTCCAGCACGGCTGGGCGCCGGGCCAGCACGCCTCGCTGGGCGCGCTGCGCGCGGCGGAGAGCGGCCGCCCGATGGTGCACGCCACCCTCACGGGCGTGAGCGCGGTGTACGGCCCGCACGGCGAGGCGGTCGGGCCGCGCCTCGGCACGGACACCAGCGGCACCGCCGTCTACGGGGTGCCGCTGGCCAAGGGCACGACGCTGTACGTGCGCCTGGGCGACTGGCCGGTGTACGGGGCGCTGGCAGTGCTGGCGGTCTTCTGCGCGGCGGAGGGCGTGCGGGGGGTGCGGGCGCGGAGGCGTACGCGGGCGGCGGCGCAGGCCGTTTAG
- a CDS encoding Gfo/Idh/MocA family protein — protein sequence MKVGCIGLGDIARKAYLPVLGSLPGIELHLQTRNPATLAEVAAAHRVPADRCHQDLDTLLAQGLDAAFVHAATAAHPEIVGRLLEAGVPTYVDKPLAYTLEESTRLVELAEARSTGLAVGFNRRLAPGYAQCAEHPRELILLQKNRVGLPEVPRTMVYDDFIHVVDTLRFLAPGPVERTVVSGRLVDGLLHHVVLQLSGDGFTAIGAMNRLSGSTEERLEVSGQDSKREVLNLAEVIDHKGQPSVRRRGDWVPVARQRGIEQAVLAFLDAVRDGRRLSARDALETHELCERVLRELDAA from the coding sequence GTGAAGGTCGGCTGCATCGGGCTCGGGGACATCGCGCGGAAGGCGTACCTGCCGGTGCTCGGCAGCCTGCCGGGCATCGAACTCCACCTCCAGACCCGCAACCCGGCCACCCTGGCCGAGGTCGCCGCCGCCCACCGCGTCCCGGCGGACCGGTGCCACCAGGACCTGGACACGCTGCTCGCCCAGGGGCTCGATGCCGCGTTCGTGCACGCCGCGACGGCCGCCCACCCCGAGATCGTGGGCCGGCTGCTCGAAGCGGGCGTCCCCACGTACGTCGACAAGCCGCTCGCGTACACGCTGGAGGAGTCCACCCGCCTGGTGGAGCTCGCCGAGGCGCGCTCCACCGGCCTCGCCGTCGGCTTCAACCGCCGGCTGGCCCCGGGTTACGCCCAGTGCGCGGAGCACCCGCGCGAGCTGATCCTCCTGCAGAAGAACCGGGTCGGGCTCCCCGAGGTGCCCCGGACCATGGTCTACGACGACTTCATCCACGTCGTGGACACCCTGCGCTTCCTGGCGCCCGGCCCCGTCGAGCGCACCGTGGTGAGCGGCCGGCTCGTGGACGGGCTGCTGCACCACGTGGTGCTCCAGCTGTCCGGCGACGGCTTCACCGCGATCGGCGCGATGAACCGGCTCAGCGGCTCGACCGAGGAGCGGCTCGAAGTGTCGGGCCAGGACTCCAAACGCGAGGTGCTCAACCTCGCGGAGGTCATCGACCACAAGGGCCAGCCGAGCGTGCGCCGCCGCGGCGACTGGGTCCCGGTGGCCCGTCAGCGCGGCATCGAGCAGGCCGTCCTGGCGTTCCTGGACGCCGTCCGCGACGGCCGCCGGCTGAGCGCCCGGGACGCCCTGGAAACCCACGAACTGTGCGAACGCGTCCTCAGGGAGCTCGACGCGGCCTAA
- a CDS encoding FAD-dependent monooxygenase codes for MDKRRAVVIGSGIGGLTAALALHRSGWQVTVLERAGSLEPVGAGIGLAPNAQRALDVVGLGDEIRSLAAWQGEGGMRAPSGRWLARTDASAAAERFGGPLVLVHRSLLIDRIAARLPAAALRTGCPARLADPGTAGGAPAVVGTPTGTIEAELVVGADGIHSGVRSALFPDAPGPSYAGFTTWRVVAPAPDRPFPPHETWGRGALWGTQPLKDGRIYAYAAATAPAGARAADDEKAELLRRFGDWHDPVPGIIAATAPEEILRNDVYRMADPLPAFHRGRTALLGDAAHAMAPTLGQGGNQAIEDGIVLAHHVTPGRDLGAGLAAYTADRLPRTAAVVRKADRVSRLMSLTGAPAVAARDFLMATVSRLGPGLVLRTFDGIADWRPPGATYAAGTTEEAPGTRR; via the coding sequence ATGGACAAGCGCCGTGCGGTCGTCATCGGCAGCGGGATCGGCGGACTCACCGCCGCCCTCGCCCTGCACCGGTCCGGCTGGCAGGTCACCGTGCTGGAACGCGCCGGGTCCCTGGAGCCCGTCGGCGCCGGTATCGGCCTCGCCCCCAACGCCCAGCGCGCGCTCGACGTCGTCGGGCTCGGCGACGAGATCAGGTCCCTGGCCGCCTGGCAGGGCGAGGGCGGAATGCGCGCACCGTCCGGCCGCTGGCTCGCGCGCACCGACGCCTCCGCGGCGGCCGAGCGCTTCGGCGGCCCGCTCGTCCTCGTGCACCGCTCCCTCCTCATCGACCGCATCGCCGCCCGGCTCCCCGCCGCCGCCCTCCGCACCGGCTGCCCGGCCCGCCTGGCCGACCCCGGCACCGCGGGCGGCGCCCCCGCCGTCGTCGGTACGCCGACGGGGACGATCGAGGCCGAACTGGTCGTCGGCGCCGACGGCATCCACTCCGGCGTCCGGAGCGCCCTCTTCCCGGACGCCCCCGGCCCCTCCTACGCGGGCTTCACCACCTGGCGCGTCGTCGCCCCGGCCCCGGACCGCCCCTTCCCGCCGCACGAGACCTGGGGGCGCGGCGCGCTGTGGGGCACCCAGCCGCTCAAGGACGGCAGGATCTACGCCTACGCGGCGGCGACCGCCCCCGCCGGGGCCCGGGCGGCCGACGACGAGAAGGCCGAACTCCTGCGCCGCTTCGGCGACTGGCACGACCCGGTCCCCGGGATCATCGCCGCCACCGCACCGGAGGAGATCCTCCGCAACGACGTGTACCGCATGGCCGACCCGCTCCCCGCCTTCCACCGGGGCCGTACCGCGCTGCTCGGGGACGCCGCCCACGCCATGGCCCCCACCCTCGGCCAGGGCGGCAACCAGGCCATCGAGGACGGCATCGTCCTCGCCCACCACGTGACCCCCGGCCGGGACCTGGGCGCCGGCCTCGCCGCATACACCGCCGACCGGCTGCCGCGTACCGCCGCCGTCGTCCGCAAGGCCGACCGGGTCTCCCGGCTCATGAGCCTCACCGGCGCGCCGGCCGTCGCCGCCCGCGACTTCCTCATGGCCACCGTCTCGCGGCTCGGCCCCGGGCTCGTCCTGCGCACCTTCGACGGGATCGCCGACTGGCGGCCCCCGGGCGCCACGTATGCTGCCGGGACGACGGAGGAGGCGCCCGGCACACGGCGCTGA
- a CDS encoding TetR/AcrR family transcriptional regulator, with product MTARPTGSDRAELIADAALALLAERGMRGLTHRAVDERAGLPQGSTSNHARTRQALLETAVRRLAEREARVLAPGGLGAGTDTGELVAGLARALHRYLTHHPELLVCRYELALEATRRPELREFFDATGMQFRAPLVALMTAAGSPEPERHTLSLVAWCEGLMFSCAAGSYHRSVPSEAELRTGFGELLRGMLGP from the coding sequence ATGACCGCACGCCCCACCGGCTCCGACCGGGCCGAACTGATCGCCGACGCCGCGCTCGCCCTCCTCGCGGAGCGCGGCATGCGGGGGCTGACGCACCGGGCGGTGGACGAGCGGGCCGGACTGCCCCAGGGCTCGACGTCGAACCACGCCCGGACCCGGCAGGCCCTCCTCGAAACGGCGGTGCGACGCCTTGCGGAGCGCGAGGCGCGGGTCCTCGCGCCCGGCGGACTCGGGGCGGGCACGGACACCGGCGAGCTGGTAGCGGGGCTGGCCCGGGCGCTGCACCGCTATCTGACGCACCACCCGGAGCTGCTGGTCTGCCGGTACGAACTGGCGCTGGAGGCCACCCGCCGCCCCGAGCTGCGGGAGTTCTTCGACGCGACGGGCATGCAGTTCCGAGCGCCCCTGGTGGCGCTGATGACCGCGGCCGGGTCGCCGGAACCGGAGCGGCACACGCTGTCCCTGGTGGCCTGGTGCGAGGGGCTGATGTTCTCGTGCGCGGCCGGCTCCTACCACCGCTCCGTACCGAGCGAGGCGGAGCTGCGCACCGGCTTCGGCGAGCTGCTGCGCGGAATGCTGGGGCCCTGA
- a CDS encoding uracil-DNA glycosylase translates to MTDTDLLPESWRGVLGEELQKPYFKELTEFVEEERSAGPVYPPREQVFAALEATPYDKVKVLVLGQDPYHGEGQGHGLCFSVRPGVKTPPSLRNIYKEMKEELGLPVPDNGYLMPWAEQGVLLLNAVLTVRAGEANSHKGKGWEKVTDAVIRAVAARPDPAVFVLWGNYAQKKLPLIDTERHVVVKGAHPSPLSAKKFFGSRPFSQINEAIAQQGHQPIDWRIPDLG, encoded by the coding sequence GTGACCGACACCGACCTGCTGCCCGAGTCCTGGCGCGGCGTCCTCGGCGAAGAGCTGCAGAAGCCGTACTTCAAGGAGCTCACCGAGTTCGTGGAGGAGGAGCGCTCCGCGGGACCGGTCTACCCGCCCCGGGAGCAGGTGTTCGCGGCCCTGGAAGCGACCCCGTACGACAAGGTGAAGGTGCTCGTCCTCGGCCAGGACCCCTACCACGGCGAGGGCCAGGGCCACGGCCTGTGCTTCTCCGTGCGGCCCGGCGTGAAGACCCCGCCCTCGCTGCGCAACATCTACAAGGAGATGAAGGAGGAGCTGGGCCTGCCCGTCCCGGACAACGGCTATCTGATGCCGTGGGCCGAGCAGGGCGTCCTGCTGCTCAACGCCGTGCTCACCGTCCGCGCGGGCGAGGCCAACTCGCACAAGGGCAAGGGCTGGGAGAAGGTCACCGACGCCGTGATCCGCGCCGTCGCCGCCCGCCCCGACCCGGCGGTCTTCGTCCTCTGGGGCAACTACGCGCAGAAGAAGCTCCCCCTGATCGACACCGAGCGCCATGTGGTGGTGAAGGGCGCGCACCCCTCGCCGCTGTCGGCGAAGAAGTTCTTCGGCTCCCGGCCGTTCAGCCAGATAAACGAGGCCATCGCCCAGCAGGGCCACCAGCCCATCGACTGGCGCATCCCCGACCTGGGCTGA